TGAAGACCTGTTTGCAAGCCAGATGAATCCCGCCATCATGGTCGGGGTTGTGTATATTCTTGCCTTCCTCATGGTCAGCAATATCAGGTATCCGGCTCTGAAAAAACTGGAGTTCAAGAAACGCGTCTCCTTCGCGCGTTTCCTGTTTGTCATCCTGGCTCTGTACGTCTTTGCATCCATCCCCAGAGTCGCTCTGTTCATGGTCAGTTTTACCTATATGATGCTGGGACCGCTCGGAATCATTTATCGCAAATGGGGAAAGAAAAAAGAATCCCTTGAAACCTCCCCGGTTCCTCCTTCAGAATACTAAAAGTCTAGCCCTACCCACATTACAAGGAACACTATGTCCTGGTTCGATAAAATAATTTCAAAAACCAGCGTCGGCATCAAAAGCACCAAACCCGACGAAATCTGGATCGAATGCAGTAAATGCAAAGAACAAATTTATACCGCTGAATTTGAGGAAAACCTCAAAGTCTGCCCCAAATGCGACCATCATTATCGCCTGACTTCGCGCGAGCGTATCCACCTGCTCACCGAACAGGGTAGCTTTAAGGAACACGACGCCGACCTGATCTCCGCCGACCCCTTGAAGTTCAAGGATAAAAAGAAATACAAAGACCGCATCAAAGCCACGCTGAAGAAAGGCATCAGCAACGACGCCATCGTCTCCGGAACCGGGCGCCTGAACGATCATGAAGTGGAATTGTGCGTGTTTGAATTCAATTTTATGGGCGGCAGTATGGGTTCCGTCGTCGGCGAGAAAATCACGCGCGGTATCGAACGCGCCTTGAAAAATGAATCGGCGATGATCATCGTCAACTGCTCCGGCGGCGCGCGCATGCAGGAAGGCATCTTGTCTCTCATGCAAATGGCGAAAACGGCGTCCGCGTTAAAACGTCTCGCCGATCAGCACATCCCCTATATCTCCATACTGACCGACCCGACAACCGGCGGCGTGTCTGCAAGTTTCGCCATGCTCGGCGATATCATCATTGCAGAACCCGGCGCGCTGGTAGGCTTCGCCGGACCGCGAGTGATCGAACAAACCATTCAGCAAAAACTGCCAAAGGGATTCCAGACTGCTGAGTTCCTGCTGGATCATGGATTGATCGACCAGGTCGTGCATCGAAGGACCATGAAAAACACCCTCAATAATTTGCTCAGCCATTTGAAGAACACGCCGATCCCCAGCCAACTGCAGCCGGCGTCTCAATCCTGACAGAGCGCGTCAGGAAGCATTCCTGAACTTCACCGCTTCAAATATAAGACAATAAAAAAAGGGGCCTCCAATTGAAGGCCCCTTTCCGTACTGCGACTGCCAACTTATCGCATTGACAAGCGATCATCATCCGGCGTTTCGGACGATGCGTTCGTCACGCCGCGAGGCGTTGCACTGCCCAGCGGAAGGATCGAACGGTCGCCTGCGGGCAGAACCTTGAAATAACCCCACTGGCCCGCCTGCTGATACGGCGTTCGGGCGTTCAACCAGAGGTAGGTGCCAGGATTCTGGTACGTACCGCCAGCGCTGAAGAACGCCTGAATGTATTCGCCACTGCCGAACTCTTCCACGTCGATCATGTCAGAGCCCTCTTGATTCAGGTGACGACGCCATTGGTGGCCATCGAGATTGAACATCTGGTTCTGCTCGTTATGAGCGCCGAAGACGTTGATCATCACTCGGTCGCCTGCATGCGCTTTCAATACAGGCGTTGCCGGGTCTTGATCGGCCGCGACACAAGGCGTGAAGATATTGCCCAGTTCACAACCCTCGTCTTCGCGATACAGCCAGGGCTCCAGGCGATAGTTCACGCCCGTCAATCCTGCTACGTTCTGCAGGTATGGCATGAACGAGGTGCCGAGGATGTTGTCCTCATCCTGGAAGTACAATGCAAAGTCACGATAGTTGTGCAACTTCGCATTTTGAGGAAACGTCTTGTCAATGATAACGTCCGCTTTCCACGAGTTACCGAGGCTGATGTCTTTGCCCGTCTCTGGATCGCGATAAACCGAACCGCGAGGTCCAATGATCAAAGCGCCGAACATACCGTCGCGAACGTTGGTCGTCAGATTACCGAAGTCCCAGATCAACGCGCCGTTGATGTTGTAATCAGGATGCGCGTAGAAGGTGTAGACTTTGGATTTACCCGGAGCCACCGTCTGGTCGCCCGGATTGTTGCCCACGTTGATGCCCTGTGAATCCAGAGGATCGAAGGCGATGTTGTTCATGTGAATCGAAGCGTTGCCTTCCGCAAGGCGGTTGGTCAGCTTGATCTTCACACACTCGCCGATGTTAGCGCGAAGCGTCAGCGGATGAGGCATATGCTCCTCATCATCAGCCGCTTTACTGACCTCGCCTTCCAGTGCGAAGATTTTCGCATCGGCGTTGGCGAGGAGCAATTTGCGCTCGAAATCAACTTCGATCTCGTCCTCGGCGTTCGGGTTGAACTTCAGCTCGCGATTGATCGCAACCACGCTGAAATTCTTAACCGGAGCTTTCTTGGGACACAACTCGGTTCGAGACTTCTTGGGATGCTCGTTGCCCGGCAATACTTTCAGATCCGCCTGGATCTCATCGTAAACCCGGAACAGGCCCCAAGACCCTTCAGAGAGATGCGAGGTGCGACCGTCGTAATATATGTAGTCGCCCGCCATCTCCTGATAACCGCCTGCGGTGGTCGCCAGGTCGTAACGCTCTGCGATACCGATGTGCAGAGCATTGGTCACACGCGAATCGGCATCATAACGTTCAGGACGGAATCCATGACCGGATATGACCAACGTGTGGGTCTCGTTCATCATGCCATGCAAGGCGCGGAACACAACGCTGTCGCCCACATACGCCCGAATCATCGGGGTATCGGGATCGCGATGCGCTCTGCTCGAGAACAGAACGGATGCATCCGGATTCGCCCTCAATCGCGCCGACAAAGACGCCGCACGGAAGTTGAACCCGCCGCCTGTCGTGTGCGTGCCGCCATTCAGATGCGGAAACGCAACTTCAAGCATGTCCGACGGCATCTGGAAAGATACCGACTGACCCGCCGCAATGGCATTCTCACGAGACAGTCCCGGAGGATTGCCTTCGGTCACCAACTGCGCCGTGTGCGGAACCGTGTCATGCAACTGAGCCACGATCTCGCGGAAACTGCCGTTTCGATTGTAAGCGAAAGGCTCGGCGCCGTGAATATCAGCGACCGGACCGCTACGAATCGGCTTTCCTGTTTTCGGATCGTGATACGTGGAACCCCAGGGCTCTACGATCGTCGAACCGATACCGCCATGCGGCCAGGTCGTTGCGCCGAAGGCATGGTCATGCCAGAACACGAGACCCAGGTCCACATCGACCCACCAGCGATAACGAACATACTCGGTGCTCACGATCTGTTGCGCGGCGTGGGCGTGCGTCATGCCCTCCGTGAACTTGATCGTGTATTTTCCATCTTCAGCAAGACCTTTACGCGGGTCTGGCGTGATGGATTCAATCCAACGAGCGTCCTTGCCGTTTGCCGTTTCGATGCCGACAATGATGTCTGCTCCGGCATGGAACGGAGTGGCTTCTTTAGCCATCTGGATTTCGATGGTGTCGTCGCCCGGTTTGGTTGCTTTCAGAAGACGAGCGTTCATCGGTACCGGCATGCCGACATGATGTCCGTTTTTCATCTTCTTGTCGAACTGACGATAAGACCTCATGGACTGGTCGTAAGAGAAACCAGAAATTACGCCATCAGAGGCCTGATTGTCGAACTGGAAGAAATGCGGATGGATGTTGACCTTCGACATCTGGAAATTCGTGAAGTCGTCGTCGTTCCATTCGCTCGTTAAAAGTAAATCCACACAGTCATACACGTTGGCGCGAATGACCAGCGGAATCGCTTTCTTCGGATCGGCTTTCACTTCCGCCATCTCTTCGTCAATCACGTAGATCAGACCGTATTTGTCGACGATGGGCGGAGTGTCGCCGTAAGCCCCTGAAAGTTCGATAGGGGTATTGATGAAATGCAGATTGTACTGCTTGCGTCCTGCGCCAGCAGGGCAAAGGCTCCAACGTCCCTGCTCGCCCGGTTTAGCAGGCGCGCTACTTTCAACGTTGTTGCCGGAACGTCCGCTACCCGACTCCGATGCCGTGATGATATCGTTATCGGTTTGCATATGGAAAGGCTCCAGCCAGGGAGCGCCGCCATGATGTCGCGCGAACGGAACCCGCTTGCCAAAATGCGGCGTCATGTGAGGCCAGGCCAGCTTGCCAGTCAAGGGGCTGAACTGAATGGGATGGCGTTTACCCGGGTGAGGCGACTTGTACTTGGGAGTGTCGTAAGTCGATTCACGTTCGGACATTGCCGTGTTGCCCTTCCATGCATAATCCCAGACCGAACCGTCGTAAGCCAGAATCTGACCCTTTTCATCGTCGGTGTGGCCCGGCTTGCCTTGCGGCGGAAGCATGTACTTGACCCAGTCTTTGATGTTGACGACGCGAGTCTCCTGAGTCCAGTCGCTCGGCTTGTTATCAACGATCTGGTACCTGGTGCCAAACCAGTCCATCGTCTTGCCCACCAGCGTATCCGAAGTCACGCCCTGTGGGATGCGTCCGGCGCGATCTGGAAGCTCGACCAGAGGTTTCATAACGTCGGTGCTACCGAACGGATAATTGCCGTTTTGAAGCGTGTTGTACACGCGCCAGTAACCCCACATACCCGCAACATAATGATGCGCTACGTGACAATGGAACAAAAAGTCTCCCGCCAGCCGCTGACACAGACCGGAACCGCACTCGGTTTCCAGATCGAGCGCTTCGGATGGGCCGATGACTTCAACGTCAACGCGGTCCGTCGTGGTTCGTACCACAGGGTATTTGACCGGTCCGTCGTAAGCCGCCGTGGTCAGACTCTCGATGTGCGGCTCTCTTTTCGGAGAACGCGTCCATCGAATCGTGCCGCCATGCGGATGATGCGAATGAAACACTTCGCCGCCGCCGTGGATCAGGCGGAATTTTGCAGGATCGCCCAGGTACGATCGGGGGATCGTCGTCGGAGCGTCAGCGAAGGTGTAGGAGCTGTAGGAAAGCGATTCGTCTTCATAATGAAAACGCTTTTCCTGTTGCGCCAGATTGTTGATGCCGAAAGGTTCGCTACGATAGTTCATCGCGCGCGCCGAAGGGCGGTAGGCGTCGGTGAGGGGGTCGCGTTGCGGAATCATCTCGCCATGTCGGTTCAAAGGTCGGAACGATTCGTCGCCAACTTCGTGATAGAAAAGGACAAACTCGCGAAAGTCTCTCTCATTTTCATTGGCAATCATCACCTCCCAGCCATTTTTGATCGGCTTGCCGTCGAAGGGGCTCAGGTAGGTGGAACCCACCGGCTCTACCATGAATGCGCCAATCAATCCCAGCGACGACGGATCGCGACCCGCATGACTCTGAATCATATGCGCGCCTTCCTGCTCGTCAATCGGGATGTACCATTCGAACTCCTGCGTTTCGCCGGGAGGAATGATTGCGCCAGCAGTCGCGGCGGTAGCCGGTTGACCCGTGGCGCTGATGATCATCGCCGAACCGTTGACCTGGAACCCGATGTCCTCGTCTTCCACTTCATTCGTTACCTTGAAGCGCGCACAATCGCCCTGGTTGGCGCGGATCGCCATTGGCTGGATCGCGTCGCCCTGCAAACCGCTGGAAACCATTCCGGGATCCATTTCAGACTCATCCTCACGAGCCTTGCGGTTCGCCTCTTCTTCCGCACGGACTTTATCAATATCTTCGGTCAGCACGTACATATAACCGGGATAATAATCGCCCCACTGGTTCAACATGATCTCTACATTGATAGCGGAAATGTCATACTCCTTCACAGGAGCGCCGCTCGGGCAATGAGCGCCCTTATACACTTTGGACGCCGCTTCAGAAGGTCCGAGCAAAAAGCTCTGGCCCAATTGATGCGCCGCCCAGGAATCATGAAACCCGCCGCCCGAAGACGCCGGAGACGCATGCTCCTTGATTTTGTCCTGGAGCTGGCCCATTAACTTCATCCAGGTTTTGTTGAGTTGCTCCTGGTTGCCATCCAGGCCGCTCATCACTTCTTCGTAATCGACTTGATTTTCAAGTTTTTTCAACCAGGTTGGCTGGCCGGAGCCATCCTGGTGACCTCCTTTTCCTTGCGGCATATGACCGTGTTCCGCCACAATTCCTGCGAGAGCAGAAGCAGGCAGAATTACTGAAAGAATGAGGACAAAGGTCCACATCCCCCAGCCAGGCCTCTTGAATCGCACATGCTCAGGTTTCATAGGTTTCCTCCTTTTAGACATAATAAAACCCCTACCATTCGTGAGTAGAACAAAGGCGGACTGATCCCTTGCAACTGACGCAAAGGAATGCGCCTTCGATGCTAAGATACGAAGCGAGGAGAATTATTCCCCGCAAAAGGAGTGATTCTTAAAATTACCGGGAATTACTTATAAAGGAAGGTATTACTGACTGCGATCTGCAAGCAGATCATTTTTAAGGGTCGCAGACTCATCAGATTTGATCAATGCATTGCGCAAATAAACCTTGGCGCGCGCAATGCGGGACATCACAGTGCCGATAGGTATTTGAAGCGCCTCAGATATTTCTTTATAGGATTTATCCTGAAAATAGAACAGGTCTAAAGGCGCTCTCAAGCGTTCGTCCAAAGACTTCAGACTTATATCAATCATTGATTTTAACTGGGCTCTGATGAGGTCTCTTTCCAGACTTGAAGAGTCGTGCAGAACCTCGCATACAGAATCAAACTCAATTTCTTTACGATTTTTTTTGCGGTTGATTTCCTTAAGGAACAAATTTCTTAAAATTGAAAAAAGCCAGGGCTTGCATTTTTCAATCTGCTTGAGCTGGTGAAAATTTTTGAGAGCGATGTAAAAAGTCTCCTGCACCAGATCTTCAGAATCGTGATAATTACCGCAAAGCCGAATCGCCGATTTAAAAATCAGGTCAAAATGAGGGCGCAAATGCCTGTTGAAAGTGGCAATTTCCTCATCCCTACCCTCAAGGGAATTTTCAAATTTAAGCAAAAAATCCAACGCAACCTCTCAAAATGACTTACTTGTCTGAAAAATATTCGTTTTACATAGTAAAATGAATAATATATAAATTACACTATTATTAAAAGATATATGTATATGATTTTTTTATCAAACGAACCTTTAAATTTAACTTTTCATATATGGAAATCACAAATACAGAATTGCTGGCCATATCGCTGAGGATCGAACGCTTGGGGCAAGCCTTTTACGACAAGCTGGGAGAAATGGTGGATGACCCAGCCATTAAGGATTTTCTCAATGTCATGTCCAAAGAAGAAGTCCTGCACGAAAAACAATTCAAGAATCTATTGGATAATAAAGGGCAGGAAAATTATGGCTGGGAAAACAGCGCTGAAATGCGGGGATATATAGAAGAAGAACTTGAAACTGATATTTTCCCTAAAATGGAAGAGATTCAGGAAAGACTATCTGAATTCAGCGACATCAAGCAGGCGTTTGAATTCGCAGTAGAAACGGAACAGGTTTCGCACGAATTCTATAAAATGCTGAGAGAAAATTGCACCAATTACGAAGCTAAAACTTTGCTCATCCTGCTTGAGAAAGCAGAGATGGAACATTTGTCCCGTATCAAGGCAATGGAAAAACGATTCCTTGGAAATACGCCCGCCTGACCGCTCCTCCCTTCAATTCACCTAGCCTCACGCGTAATTCAGATAAAAAAAAACAACGCCGGAGCTTAATACTAGCCCCGGCGCTGTCTTTTAGAACTATATAAGACTTCTTACTTCTTGGCAACCAGCTCAAAGTTTGCGCTAGCTTCGCCATCTGCTACCGTTACTTCTTGAGTCACTTCGCCAACATACGGATGCCATGCGGTTACTTTATATTTGCCAGCGGGAATGCCGTCAATTTTGAAAGTACCATCTGCCGCCGTTTTGGCATAGTAGGGATTCCAAACGATTCGAGCATCCGCTTCCATGTAGTTGTGCTGATCGCACTGCAGGAAGAAATGATCGTCTTTTTTCTGTTTGAAACGTTTGAAAGATTTCGTGATGTCCGCGCTCGAACCCTTCGAAGGAAGCGGTTTGTTGAACAGGGTCTTGCGGTTTGCGCCAGCTACCGAATAACCGTGCGGGTTATGCAAGGTGTCCGCATCTTCATTCGTGATTACATAAAGGCCTTCTTTCATGCCTTTAGGGGTCTTGCGGATAACGGACATTTTCGGGAAAATATCGCATTTCTCAAAGGTAGTATTTTCCAAATCCGCCCATTTTTTACCACTGTCAATGTCTTCGATGAAAACAATAGCATCCTGTAATTTACCGCCATCTACGAGAACTTTCGTTCGCTTTCGGATCATGCCATCATTATCAGGGTGATTCGCACAAAAATCCTTGTTTTTGCCTTTGGACAAGTCTTCCATGATCGGCGCAGGGGGGTTGCCCTTCAATGTTACGGCCCCTACAATCACGCCGCTTCCAGCAGCGCCTTCTTCATAGTCGTCTTTTTTTGCTGAAGCGTTCGAAGCCATGGCCAAAGAAACCATAACTACCAATGCACCTAAAATTGCCTTTTTCATTGCTGAGTTACCCTCCATTTTCATTTAATATTAACCCTCCCACTTTAAAACAAACAATGCGCTTGTTAAATCCTAACGAAATAAATGGGTACTATAACGCAAATCAGGGGTTCCCTCAATAGAAGGAACCCCCTTTTTGCAAAATAGTACTACTTATCGCATTGACAAGCGATCATCATCCGGCGTTTCGGACGATGCGTTCGTCACGCCGCGAGGCGTTGCACTGCCCAGCGGAAGGATCGAACGGTCGCCTGCGGGCAGAACCTTGAAATAACCCCACTGGCCCGCCTGCTGATACGGCGTTCGGGCGTTCAACCAGAGGTAGGTGCCAGGATTCTGGTACGTACCGCCAGCGCTGAAGAACGCCTGAATGTATTCGCCACTGCCGAACTCTTCCACGTCGATCATGTCAGAGCCCTCTTGATTCAGGTGACGACGCCATTGGTGGCCATCGAGATTGAACATCTGGTTCTGCTCGTTATGAGCGCCGAAGACGTTGATCATCACTCGGTCGCCTGCATGCGCTTTCAATACAGGCGTTGCCGGGTCTTGATCGGCCGCGACACAAGGCGTGAAGATATTGCCCAGTTCACAACCCTCGTCTTCGCGATACAGCCAAGGCTCCAGGCGATAGTTCACGCCCGTCAATCCTGCTACGTTCTGCAGGTAAGGCATGAACGAGGTGCCGAGGATGTTATCCTCATCCTGGAAGTACAATGCAAAGTCACGGTAGTTCTGGAGTTTTGCATTCTCAGGATGCGTCCTGTCAATGATTACGTCCGCTTTCCACGAGTTACCGAGGCTGATGTCTTTGCCCGTCTCTGGATCGCGATAAACCGAACCGCGAGGTCCAATGATCAGAGCGCCGAACATACCGTCGCGGACGTTGGTCGTCAAATTACCGAAGTCCCAGATCAAGCCACCGTTGATGTTAAAATCAGGGTGCGCATAGAACGTGTAGACTTTGGATTTACCCGGAGCTACCGTCTGGTCGCCCGGATTGTTACCCACGTTGATGCCCTGTGAATCCAGAGGATCGAACGCGATGTTGTTCATGTGAATCGAAGCGTTGCCTTCCGCAAGGCGGTTGGTCAGCTTGATCTTCACACACTCGCCGATGTTAGCGCGAAGCGTCAGCGGATGAGGCATATGCTCCTCATCATCAGCCGCTTTACTGACCTCGCCTTCCAGTGCGAAGATTTTCGCATCGGCGTTGGCGAGGAGCAATTTGCGCTCGAAATCAACTTCGATCTCGTCCTCGGCGTTCGGGTTGAACTTCAGCTCGCGATTGATCGCAACCACGCTGAAATTCTTAACCGGAGCTTTGTCCGGGCACAACTTGGTGCTGGACTTCTTGGGATGCTCGTTGCCCGGCAATACTTTAAGATCCGCCTGGATCTCATCGTACACTCGGAACAAGCCCCAGGTACCTTCAGAAAGATGCGAGGTACGACCGTCGTAATACATGTAGTCGCCCGCCATCTCCTGATATCCGCCTGCGGTGGTCGCCAGGTCGTAACGCTCTGCGATACCAATGTGAATCGTATTGGTCACGCGAGAGTCTCCATCGTAGCGCTCTGGGCGATAACCATGTCCAGAGACAACGAAGGTATGCGTTTCATTCATCATTCCGTGCAGAAGTCGGAACACAACGCTGTCACCCACATACGCCCGAATGATTGGGGTATCGGGGTCACGATGCGCTCTGCTCGAGAACAGAACGGATGCATCCGGATTCGCTCTCAATCGCGCTGACAAGGATGCCGCGCGGAAGTTGAATCCGCCGCCTGTCGTGTGCGTGCCGCCGTTCAAGAACGGGAACGCTACTTCAAGCATGTCGGACGGCATCTGGAAAGATACCGACTGACCCGCCGCAATGGCGTTCTCACGAGACAGTCCCGGAGGATTGCCTTCGGTCACCAACTGAGCCGTGTGCGGAACCGTGTCATGCAACTGAGCCACGATTTCGCGGAAACTGCCGTTTCGATTGTAAGCGAAAGGCTCGGTGCCATGAATATCGGCTACCGGGCCGCTACGAATCGGCTTGCCGGTTTTCGGATCATGATACGTGGAACCCCACGGCTCTACGATCGTCGAACCAATACCGCCATGCGGCCAGGTCGTTGCGCCAAACGCGTGGTCATGCCAGAACACGAGTCCAACGTCAGCGTCTACCCACCAGCGGTAACGAACATACTCGGTGCTCACGATCTGTTGCGCGGCGTGGGCGTGCGTCATGCCCTCCGTGAACTTGATCGTGTATTTTCCATCTTCAGCAAGACCTTTACGCGGGTCTGGCGTGATGGATTCAATCCAACGAGCGTCCTTGCCGTTTGCCGTTTCGATGCCGACAATGATGTCTGCTCCGGCATGGAACGGAGTGGCTTCTTTAGCCATCTGGATTTCGATGGTGTCGTCGCCCGGTTTGGTTGCTTTCAGAAGACGAGCGTTCATCGGTACCGGCATGCCGACATGATGTCCGTTTTTCATCTTCTTGTCGAACTGACGATAAGACCTCATGGACTGGTCATACGAGAAGCCCGTAATAACGCCGTCTGAAGCCTGATTGTCAAACTGGAAAAAATGCGGATGGATGTTGACTTTCGACATCTGGAAGTTCGTAAAGTCGTCGTCGTTCCATTCGCTTGTCAGAAGCACGTCCACGCAGTCATACACGTTGGCGCGAATGACCAGCGGAATCGCTTTCTTCTGATCGGCTTTCACTTCCGCCATCTCTTCGTCAATTACGTAGATCAGACCGTATTTGTCGACGATGGGCGGGGTGTCGCCATAAGCCCCGGACAACTCAATTGGGGTATTGATGAAATGCAGATTGTACTGCTTGCGGCCTGCGCCAGCAGGACAAAGGCTCCAACGTCCCTGCTCGCCCGGTTTAGCAGGCGCGCTACTCTCAACGTTGTTGCCGGAACGTCCGCTACCCGACTCCGATGCCGTGATGATTTTGTCATCGGTGTGCATATGGAAAGGCTCCAGCCAGGGAGCGCCGCCATGATGTCGCGCGAACGGTACCCGCTTGCCAAAATGCGGCGTGAGATGCGGCCATGCCAGTTTACCCGTCAAGGGGCTGAACTGAATGGGATGTCGCTTCCCAGGATGCGGGGATTTGTACTTAGCCGTATCATAAGTCGATTCCTTTTCAGTCATCGCCTTATTGCCGTCCCAAACCCAGTCAAGAACAGATCCATCATAGGAAACAATGGATGCTTTCTCATCATCGGTGTGACCCGGCTTGCCTTGCGGCGGAAGCATGTACTTAACCCAGTCTTTGATGTTTACGACGCGAGTCTCCTGAGTCCAGTCGCTCGGCTTGTCGTCAACGATCTGGTACTTGGTGCCAAACCAGTCCATCGTCTTGTTCACCAACGTGTCCGAAGTCACGCCGTGCGGAATGCGGCCTTTACGGTCAGGCAATTCCACCAGAGGCTTCATGATGTCGGTGCTACCGAACGGATAGTTGCCGTCCTGCATCGTGTTGTACACGCGCCAGTAGCCCCACATACCCGCAACATAATGATGCGCTACGTGACAATGGAACAAAAAGTCGCCAGCCAGTCGCTGACACAATCCGGAACCACACTCGGTTTCCAGATCGAGAGCTTCGGACGGGCCGATTACTTCAACGTCAACACGGTCACTGGTGGTTCGTACCACTGGGTACTTAACCGGTCCATCCCATGCCGCCGTGGTCAGATTTTCAAGCTGAACTTCACGCTTGGGAGAACGCGTCCAACGGATCGTTCCGCCATGCGGATGATGTGAATGAAACACTTCGCCGCCGCCGTGGATCAGGCGGAACTTTGCAGGATCGCCCAGGTACGATCGGGGGATCGTCGTCGGAGCGTCAGCGAAGGTG
This window of the Candidatus Nitrohelix vancouverensis genome carries:
- a CDS encoding carboxypeptidase regulatory-like domain-containing protein; this encodes MKKAILGALVVMVSLAMASNASAKKDDYEEGAAGSGVIVGAVTLKGNPPAPIMEDLSKGKNKDFCANHPDNDGMIRKRTKVLVDGGKLQDAIVFIEDIDSGKKWADLENTTFEKCDIFPKMSVIRKTPKGMKEGLYVITNEDADTLHNPHGYSVAGANRKTLFNKPLPSKGSSADITKSFKRFKQKKDDHFFLQCDQHNYMEADARIVWNPYYAKTAADGTFKIDGIPAGKYKVTAWHPYVGEVTQEVTVADGEASANFELVAKK
- a CDS encoding sigma-70 family RNA polymerase sigma factor, whose product is MDFLLKFENSLEGRDEEIATFNRHLRPHFDLIFKSAIRLCGNYHDSEDLVQETFYIALKNFHQLKQIEKCKPWLFSILRNLFLKEINRKKNRKEIEFDSVCEVLHDSSSLERDLIRAQLKSMIDISLKSLDERLRAPLDLFYFQDKSYKEISEALQIPIGTVMSRIARAKVYLRNALIKSDESATLKNDLLADRSQ
- a CDS encoding ferritin family protein; the protein is MEITNTELLAISLRIERLGQAFYDKLGEMVDDPAIKDFLNVMSKEEVLHEKQFKNLLDNKGQENYGWENSAEMRGYIEEELETDIFPKMEEIQERLSEFSDIKQAFEFAVETEQVSHEFYKMLRENCTNYEAKTLLILLEKAEMEHLSRIKAMEKRFLGNTPA
- a CDS encoding acetyl-CoA carboxylase carboxyltransferase subunit beta encodes the protein MSWFDKIISKTSVGIKSTKPDEIWIECSKCKEQIYTAEFEENLKVCPKCDHHYRLTSRERIHLLTEQGSFKEHDADLISADPLKFKDKKKYKDRIKATLKKGISNDAIVSGTGRLNDHEVELCVFEFNFMGGSMGSVVGEKITRGIERALKNESAMIIVNCSGGARMQEGILSLMQMAKTASALKRLADQHIPYISILTDPTTGGVSASFAMLGDIIIAEPGALVGFAGPRVIEQTIQQKLPKGFQTAEFLLDHGLIDQVVHRRTMKNTLNNLLSHLKNTPIPSQLQPASQS